The genomic segment ACCCTTTGAACAGCCTTTCGCTTGCACCTTGTACATGGTCTCCGTTGCTTCGTATATAAGGGCAAAGGGTTAGTTAATGGAGGCACATGAGGTAGGAATCATGACTTCTCCCAATGTGACAAATCAATCGAACATTCAACATCTCAAGGGAAAGCCAAGTATTTCTTGCTCTTTTAGCTCATCATGTTGACAGCAAACATTCATGCAGCATATAGATGATCAGACAGGTAACTTCACCCTTGAAAACACCTTTGCATGTGCCTCGCGAAAAAGGCACGGCAAAGTTTAATTTTGTCTTATGTTCTTGTAAGATGAGATAGTAATACAGTAATATAGCGCTCCGTAACAAAACAAGGAGGAAAGGAGATAACTACCACTTGATGACCGCGAACTGTAAAAACCGGCAGATTGACTGccgaactgataaattgacaGATGGAGCCACCCCTCCAGGCGTGGAACATTCCGGTGATGGTCGATGGGCTGGCATGAACGACCCATTTCAGGAGCTGGACCCAAAAGTTAGCCCAACTTGATGTAACCCCATTTGCATGCCATGTACCATGCACGACAATTGACAAACAAGACATAAAAAGAGATTAAGTAATcgtttattttataaataaagggGTAAAAAAAACCTATAATCTTGGTTTAACTTCTTGCAGGGAAACGAGTGTAACAAAGAAATGCAATAAATTAAGGATGAGAATAATTCTagtgagaaaatttaaataccTGACTGACCAAGAATCTCTATTTAAAAGCGAATCAGCAGGTCCACAAGCCAAAGTCAAAGAAGCTCACCTAAGTCACCTTCCTTCCTACACACaaccaaaaatatttaaaccCTAAAATATTAAACTGAATAATTCTcatcttcccatttcttttcctctttcatTAATCTACTCACATGAAGAAATAAGCCCCACAAAAACTCCAAAATCATCATCCCAAATCTGAATTCTCCCTTCATCGTATgcatataaaaaagaattgtACTACTCATTATCACAAATAATTAACTCTTTTAATTCAAGATTATACAATCATTTAgtgcaaataaaaaattatactagTATTATACTACGTTATTGTCAATAAATTTGCTAGTTATAAAGATAAATGTCTATATCATGATCCACTCACAGTATATAAAAAGCTTGACATGAAAATAAGCTTGGCTACAATTGGATTTCCCACTATGCCAAGATTAACATTAGATCATTAAATAAGCCACTAAAACTTGAGTGGGGGGTTCCCCAATTTTTGCCTCTCGTAATTCTATAAGTCGCATCATGCCAGCTGCtgctctctttttctttcactctcttCTAACAGCCCACTCTACTCCGCACTGTTTACActgctttctctctcttcaatGACCTCATATATTCATCATCCCTTCCAACAGTTCCACTCCTCATTCTCTCGCTTTActcttcttcatttcttgacAAAAACAATTACCTGAATTTGACCCCTTTTCCCAAcgcaaaagaaacaaaaaccaagtaactagaaagaagaagaagaagaagaagaagaagaagaaaagacaaCACAAGTAATGTCTGATTATTCCTTCTTAAACGATCGGCTCTCAAAACGCACATCAATTTTCGGTTTGCGTTTATGGGTTGTCCTTGGAATCTGCGTTGGAGCTGCTATAGTCATTGTTCTCTTCCTTATCTCCCTTTGGTTCACTTCTAAACGCCAAAACAAAGCCACCACCAGCAGCAACAACAACGTTAAGTCCACTCATAACTCTACTATCCCCAATGTTTCTAAAGAGATTCAGGAAATCCGGGTCGACCCTTCTCGGCATTCTAATCCGGACAGTAAGCTTCACCAAACTCCAAACCCGGACCCACTTCCAGAATCCGAGCCTGTCTTGGTTCTTCACGCAGAAGAAGACAGCAGCCCTGTTTCTGGGCGCAACAGAATTCACATTGAGATAGGGAAGGATCGTCGGATTGCGTATCCGGAGGGTGGAGCCGGGTCGGAAAATGGGTCGGGCGAGGTCCGGTCTGGTGATCAGCGGATGGCGGTCATGGAAGTTCCTCACTTGGGGTGGGGACATTGGTATACTTTGAGAGAGCTTGAGGAGTCTACTAATGGATTTGCTGCAGAGAATGTGATTGGTGAAGGTGGTTATGGAATTGTTTATCGTGGCGTTTTGGAAGATAATACTAAGGTTGCTGTCAAGAATCTGCTAAATAACAGGTAAAAGAAAGCTGtatctttgattttttggCTGATATTTGAGGTTATTTGGCAGTTTTTGAAACATTTGTCGGATGAGTGTAATTTCTTGAGAAATAAGAGGAGGCAGTGTTGCATGGAGTTTTGTGTTGGGaaaaattgagttttatttTGGGTTATTCTTGTATTTCTCTTTAGGGGTCAGGCGGAAAAGGAGTTTAAGGTTGAAGTGGAAGCAATTGGACGCGTACGGCATAAGAATTTGGTGAGGTTACTTGGTTATTGTGCGGAAGGAGCTCAGAGGTGCTTACTTACTGACTCTGTTATTTGTTGCATTTGATCTTAATTTGCAGCGTTGcaagtttgaattttatgTAAAGATTCCAACTTTTATGAATTGCTAAATTTCAGCATCATGCATGGATTTGTTAACATGTTAATTTGGTGGTTATAGGATGCTTGTTTATGAGTACGTTGACAATGGGAATTTAGAACAATGGCTTCATGGAGATGTTGGGCCTTGCAGTCCTCTTACATGGGAGATCCGTATGAACATAGTGCTTGGAACTGCAAAAGGGTaaatttttagttgattgaaaATGGTACAGAGCTTAAATTCTCCTTAGTTTTCTCCCCTTCGATTGCTTACAACGTTGTTGTCTGTAACAACTGAAATTTGATTTAGATTGACATATCTGCATGAGGGACTTGAGCCTAAGGTTGTTCATCGAGATATCAAGTCAAGCAACATTTTGCTTGATAAGCAGTGGAATCCGAAAGTATCTGACTTTGGCCTAGCAAAGCTCTTGGGCTCGGAAAGGAGTTATGTTACGACTCGTGTAATGGGAACATTTGGGTTGGTTGAACTTCTCTTTGTGAAAATCTTCTTGTTTGTTTAGTGTTATGATCTAGCCATGGCTGAGCAGTTACCACTCGCTCTGTTTTGTAGATATGTGGCTCCAGAATATGCTAGCACTGGCATGTTAAATGAGAGAAGTGACGTATACAGCTTTGGTATTCTTCTTATGGAAATAATTTCTGGAAGAAATCCAGTGGATTACAGTCGTCCTCAAGGAGAG from the Theobroma cacao cultivar B97-61/B2 chromosome 8, Criollo_cocoa_genome_V2, whole genome shotgun sequence genome contains:
- the LOC18591167 gene encoding probable serine/threonine-protein kinase At1g01540; its protein translation is MSDYSFLNDRLSKRTSIFGLRLWVVLGICVGAAIVIVLFLISLWFTSKRQNKATTSSNNNVKSTHNSTIPNVSKEIQEIRVDPSRHSNPDSKLHQTPNPDPLPESEPVLVLHAEEDSSPVSGRNRIHIEIGKDRRIAYPEGGAGSENGSGEVRSGDQRMAVMEVPHLGWGHWYTLRELEESTNGFAAENVIGEGGYGIVYRGVLEDNTKVAVKNLLNNRGQAEKEFKVEVEAIGRVRHKNLVRLLGYCAEGAQRMLVYEYVDNGNLEQWLHGDVGPCSPLTWEIRMNIVLGTAKGLTYLHEGLEPKVVHRDIKSSNILLDKQWNPKVSDFGLAKLLGSERSYVTTRVMGTFGYVAPEYASTGMLNERSDVYSFGILLMEIISGRNPVDYSRPQGEVNLVEWLKTMVTNRNAEGVLDPRLPVKPSSRALKRALLVALRCVDPNAQKRPKMGHVIHMLEADEFPFRDDRRAGRENIRMPQDGARDRLTDKRVNESGDSSGYESGAQTNRSLWRKQESEEQ